One genomic segment of Arthrobacter sp. Marseille-P9274 includes these proteins:
- a CDS encoding M13 family metallopeptidase codes for MTRSGIVLDHVDPSVRAQDDLFRHVNGRWLAETTIRPDRPLEGSFTALRDEAEAAVRQIIEASAADPDARTPAGKIGVVYSSFMDEAGAEARKFSPLADHLAEIDAVADRDALLDLLAKFTRQGAAYPLAFYVNNDAGDPTRYLVYLYQAGLGLPDESYYREDEFKDIRARYAEYAAAIMEQAGFDPAEATAAIGLEHKLAAGHLDKVSCRDPQKTYNLRGVDELAGSFPRIRQWLEGLGSQGAGITEVVVSQPDFVALLARLIEDEPLAVWKAWLRLQLLTSAAPYLHGEAVQTHFDFHGKILSGTPEIKERWRRGVALVEGALGEAIGQEYVARHFPPSHKERMEELVANLIGAYRESIGSLEWLSAETIGRALEKLQAFRTKIGYPTKWIDYSSYLPGGDVWQNVLGANEFEVRRNLEKLGGPIDTEEWHMTPQTVNAYYMPTMNEIVFPAAILQPPFFDAEADPAANYGAIGAVIGHEIGHGFDDMGSQYDGTGALRNWWTDEDRKAFESLTARLVDQYAKLSPEEAAGKTVNGELTLGENIGDLGGLIIAYKAYQLSLDGQEPPVIDGLTGIQRFFYSWAECWRQKIRSEESQRRLSIDPHSPNEFRCNQVVRNMDEFHAAFEVQSGDGLWLDPAERVRIW; via the coding sequence ATGACCCGTTCCGGCATCGTCCTTGACCACGTTGATCCCTCCGTCCGCGCGCAGGACGACCTGTTCCGCCACGTCAACGGCAGGTGGCTGGCCGAAACCACTATCCGCCCCGACCGCCCGCTGGAGGGTTCGTTCACCGCGCTACGGGACGAGGCCGAGGCCGCGGTCCGGCAGATCATCGAGGCATCCGCAGCGGATCCGGACGCGCGCACCCCGGCCGGCAAGATCGGCGTCGTATATTCCAGCTTCATGGACGAAGCCGGGGCCGAGGCCCGCAAGTTCTCCCCCCTTGCGGACCATCTGGCGGAGATCGACGCGGTGGCGGACCGGGACGCGCTGCTGGACCTGCTGGCGAAGTTCACCCGCCAGGGTGCTGCCTACCCGCTGGCGTTCTACGTCAACAACGACGCCGGTGACCCCACCCGGTATCTCGTCTACCTTTACCAGGCGGGGCTGGGTCTGCCGGACGAGTCGTACTACCGCGAAGACGAGTTCAAGGACATCCGGGCGCGCTACGCCGAGTACGCTGCGGCCATCATGGAGCAGGCAGGATTCGATCCCGCCGAGGCTACGGCAGCGATCGGGCTGGAGCACAAGCTCGCGGCCGGGCATCTGGACAAGGTTTCCTGCCGGGACCCGCAGAAGACCTACAACCTTCGCGGCGTCGACGAGCTGGCCGGCAGCTTTCCCCGCATCCGGCAGTGGCTCGAAGGTCTGGGCAGCCAAGGGGCGGGCATTACGGAGGTGGTCGTGTCCCAGCCGGACTTTGTTGCCCTCCTGGCACGGCTGATCGAAGACGAGCCGCTCGCGGTTTGGAAGGCCTGGCTCCGGCTCCAGTTGCTGACCTCGGCAGCGCCGTACCTGCATGGCGAGGCGGTCCAGACGCACTTCGATTTCCACGGAAAGATCCTCAGCGGAACGCCCGAGATCAAGGAACGCTGGCGCCGCGGCGTCGCCCTCGTTGAAGGCGCCCTGGGTGAAGCCATCGGCCAGGAGTACGTCGCCCGGCACTTCCCGCCGTCCCACAAGGAGCGGATGGAGGAACTGGTAGCCAACCTGATCGGCGCCTACCGCGAAAGCATCGGTTCGCTCGAGTGGCTAAGCGCCGAGACCATCGGCCGTGCCCTGGAGAAGCTGCAGGCGTTCCGGACAAAGATCGGCTACCCGACCAAGTGGATCGACTACTCCTCGTATCTGCCGGGTGGTGATGTCTGGCAGAACGTCCTGGGCGCCAACGAATTCGAGGTCCGCCGGAACCTGGAGAAGCTGGGCGGGCCGATCGACACCGAAGAGTGGCACATGACCCCCCAGACGGTGAACGCCTACTACATGCCGACCATGAACGAAATCGTCTTTCCGGCCGCGATCCTGCAGCCGCCGTTCTTCGACGCCGAGGCAGACCCTGCCGCCAACTACGGCGCCATCGGGGCAGTCATTGGCCACGAAATCGGGCATGGCTTCGACGACATGGGCTCGCAGTACGACGGGACCGGCGCACTGCGCAACTGGTGGACCGACGAAGACCGCAAAGCCTTCGAGTCCCTGACGGCGCGGCTGGTCGACCAGTACGCGAAGCTCAGCCCCGAAGAGGCGGCCGGCAAGACGGTCAACGGCGAGCTCACGCTGGGCGAGAACATCGGCGACCTCGGGGGCCTGATCATCGCCTACAAGGCCTACCAGCTCAGCCTCGACGGACAGGAGCCGCCCGTGATAGACGGGCTCACGGGGATCCAGCGCTTCTTTTACTCCTGGGCCGAATGCTGGCGCCAGAAGATCAGGAGCGAAGAGTCCCAGCGGCGGCTGTCCATTGATCCGCATTCGCCCAACGAGTTCCGCTGCAACCAGGTGGTCAGGAACATGGACGAGTTCCATGCCGCCTTCGAGGTGCAGTCCGGCGACGGTCTGTGGCTCGATCCGGCCGAGCGCGTCCGGATCTGGTAG
- the recO gene encoding DNA repair protein RecO: MSNRSFASRTYRDEGVILRTHKLGEADRIIVLLTKRHGQVRAVAKGVRRTSSKFGAMLEPFMVADLQLIAGRNLDIVTQAQTLGPYGREIVADYAKYTAAAVICETAEKLTDIDGESAAVHYGLVIGALSALSRSRHAPELVLDSYLLRALATAGWAPSFTDCARCSAPGPHSAFSAPLGGAVCHDCRPPGSASPAPETMLLLAALLSGDWPAADGSAQTSRREAAGLVASYLQWHLERSVRSLKHVERV, translated from the coding sequence GTGTCCAACCGATCCTTCGCCTCCCGAACCTACCGGGATGAAGGCGTCATCCTGCGGACCCACAAACTCGGCGAGGCAGACCGCATCATCGTCCTGCTGACCAAACGCCACGGCCAGGTCCGTGCCGTCGCGAAGGGAGTCCGGCGCACCAGCAGCAAGTTCGGCGCGATGCTTGAACCGTTTATGGTGGCGGACCTGCAGCTCATTGCCGGACGCAACCTCGACATCGTCACGCAGGCGCAGACGCTGGGCCCCTACGGGCGCGAAATCGTCGCCGACTACGCCAAGTACACCGCCGCAGCAGTCATCTGCGAGACTGCTGAGAAGCTGACCGACATCGACGGCGAATCCGCGGCGGTGCATTATGGCCTTGTCATCGGTGCACTGTCCGCCCTCAGCCGGAGCCGGCACGCACCGGAGCTCGTGCTCGACTCCTACCTGCTGCGGGCCCTGGCAACCGCAGGCTGGGCCCCGAGCTTCACGGACTGCGCGCGCTGCTCGGCGCCGGGACCGCATTCGGCTTTTTCTGCACCGCTGGGCGGCGCCGTCTGCCACGACTGCCGCCCGCCCGGCTCCGCATCCCCGGCACCGGAGACCATGTTGCTGCTGGCCGCGCTGCTCAGCGGTGACTGGCCGGCGGCCGACGGATCGGCGCAGACCTCCCGGCGGGAAGCCGCCGGCCTGGTGGCCAGCTACCTGCAGTGGCACCTGGAACGATCCGTCAGATCCCTCAAACACGTGGAGCGAGTGTGA
- the leuA gene encoding 2-isopropylmalate synthase: MRNAQKPSGMPIHKYIPFQDQINVHLPDRTWPDKVITKAPRWCAVDLRDGNQALIDPMSPERKHKMFDLLVRMGFKEIEVGFPSASQLDFDFVRQLIEGDRIPDDVTIQVLTQSREHLIERTYDALEGADRAIVHLYNSTSVLQRRVVFNQDMDGIVDIALQGARLCRKYEEGLKGTDVTYEYSPESFTGTELEFAARICNAVTDVFEISPDRNVILNLPATVEMATPNVYADSIEWMSRHLDNRENVILSLHPHNDRGTGVAAAELGYLAGADRIEGCLFGNGERTGNVDLVTLGLNMFGQGIDPMIDFSNIDEVRRTVEYCNQLPVPERSPYGGDLVFTAFSGSHQDAIKKGFEAMERDAAAAGKTVDEIPWAVPYLPVDPKDLGRSYEAVIRVNSQSGKGGVAYLLKNEHSLDLPRRAQIEFSGVIQRRTDTVGGEVSGAQLWEIFNDEYLPIPERPWGRYTLGSVKTDSAEDGSFQLSVSLIVDGVQQRRTAEGNGPIAALLDIFRQDGVDVRVLDYSEHALSEGGNARAAAYVECAVAERVLWGVGIDTNTTMASLKAVVSAVNRAIRDNVAQSAAAGEASAQ; encoded by the coding sequence ATGCGAAACGCGCAGAAACCCTCCGGAATGCCCATCCATAAGTACATTCCGTTCCAGGACCAGATCAACGTCCACCTCCCCGACCGCACCTGGCCGGACAAGGTCATCACGAAGGCGCCGCGCTGGTGCGCCGTGGACCTGCGGGACGGAAACCAGGCCCTGATCGACCCGATGAGCCCGGAGCGCAAGCACAAGATGTTCGACCTGCTGGTCAGGATGGGCTTCAAGGAGATCGAGGTCGGTTTCCCGTCCGCATCGCAGCTGGACTTCGACTTCGTGCGGCAGCTGATCGAGGGCGATCGCATCCCGGACGACGTGACCATCCAGGTGCTGACGCAGTCGCGCGAGCATCTCATTGAACGCACCTACGACGCGCTCGAGGGTGCGGACCGGGCCATCGTCCACCTGTACAACTCCACGTCCGTGCTGCAGCGGCGGGTGGTATTCAACCAGGACATGGACGGCATCGTGGACATCGCCCTGCAGGGTGCACGGCTCTGCCGCAAGTACGAGGAGGGGCTGAAGGGAACCGACGTCACCTACGAGTACTCGCCCGAGTCCTTCACCGGTACCGAGCTGGAGTTCGCCGCCCGCATCTGCAACGCGGTGACCGACGTCTTCGAGATCTCCCCGGACCGCAACGTCATCCTCAACCTGCCGGCTACGGTCGAGATGGCCACCCCCAACGTCTACGCCGACTCGATCGAGTGGATGTCGCGGCACCTGGACAACCGGGAGAACGTCATCCTCTCGCTCCACCCGCACAACGACCGCGGCACCGGCGTGGCGGCGGCCGAGCTGGGCTACCTGGCCGGCGCGGACCGCATCGAGGGCTGCCTGTTCGGCAACGGCGAGCGGACGGGCAACGTTGACCTGGTCACCCTGGGGCTGAACATGTTCGGCCAGGGCATCGACCCGATGATCGACTTCTCCAACATCGACGAAGTCCGCCGGACGGTCGAATACTGCAACCAGCTGCCGGTGCCCGAACGCTCTCCCTACGGCGGCGACCTGGTGTTCACCGCGTTCTCCGGCTCGCACCAGGACGCCATCAAGAAGGGCTTCGAGGCCATGGAGCGCGATGCCGCGGCCGCGGGGAAGACCGTCGACGAAATTCCGTGGGCCGTTCCCTACCTGCCGGTGGATCCCAAGGACCTGGGCCGCAGCTACGAGGCCGTCATCCGCGTCAACTCGCAGTCCGGCAAGGGCGGGGTGGCGTACCTGCTGAAGAACGAGCACAGCCTGGACCTGCCGAGGCGCGCCCAGATCGAGTTCTCCGGCGTGATCCAGCGCCGCACCGACACGGTGGGCGGCGAAGTCAGCGGCGCCCAGCTGTGGGAAATCTTCAACGACGAGTACCTGCCGATTCCCGAGCGTCCGTGGGGACGCTACACCCTGGGCTCGGTCAAGACGGACTCCGCCGAAGACGGCTCGTTCCAGCTGAGCGTCTCGCTGATCGTGGACGGCGTGCAGCAGCGCAGGACCGCGGAAGGCAACGGTCCGATCGCCGCACTGCTGGACATCTTCCGCCAGGACGGCGTGGATGTCCGGGTCCTGGACTACAGCGAGCACGCGCTGTCCGAAGGCGGCAATGCACGCGCCGCGGCCTATGTGGAATGCGCCGTGGCGGAGCGAGTGCTCTGGGGTGTTGGTATCGATACCAACACGACGATGGCGTCGCTCAAGGCGGTCGTGTCCGCAGTGAACCGGGCCATCCGGGACAACGTGGCGCAGTCCGCGGCGGCGGGCGAAGCCTCGGCCCAGTAG